A genomic region of Miscanthus floridulus cultivar M001 chromosome 3, ASM1932011v1, whole genome shotgun sequence contains the following coding sequences:
- the LOC136544605 gene encoding peroxidase 2-like has translation MPVAIYKANPRPKKLGPPNFPSLRGFDVVDAAKAALEKACSGVVSCADVVQFAARDVVFFLSGSKVFYSLKGGRFDGSVSFENETLRFLPPPFFNLSQLIQSFKVKGMSVDDLVVLSGAHTIGHSHCSSFSDRISTPPSDMNPRLATVLKKQCPAHPNFTNDPTVVQDVVTPNTLDNQYYKNALNHNVLFISDAALLNSTETAKKVIENAFIRGRWERKFAKAMVKMSLLDIKTAANGEIRKNCHVVN, from the exons ATGCCTGTGGCA ATCTACAAAGCGAACCCCCGCCCGAAGAAGCTGGGCCCGCCAAACTTCCCCAGCCTGCGCGGCTTCGACGTGGTGGACGCGGCCAAGGCGGCGCTCGAGAAGGCCTGCTCGGGAGTCGTCTCCTGCGCCGACGTCGTCCAGTTCGCCGCCCGCGACGTAGTCTTCTTCCTCAGCGGCTCCAAGGTCTTCTATAGCCTCAAGGGGGGACGCTTCGACGGCAGCGTGTCCTTCGAGAATGAGACGCTCAGGTTCCTGCCGCCGCCGTTCTTCAACCTCTCCCAGCTCATCCAGAGCTTCAAGGTCAAAGGCATGAGCGTCGACGACCTCGTCGTACTCTCCGGCGCCCACACCATCGGCCACTCCCACTGCTCCTCCTTCTCCGACCGCATCTCCACGCCGCCCTCCGACATGAACCCTCGCCTCGCCACCGTACTCAAGAAGCAGTGCCCGGCCCACCCCAACTTCACCAACGACCCCACGGTGGTGCAGGACGTCGTCACCCCCAACACGCTGGACAACCAGTACTACAAGAACGCGTTAAATCACAACGTGCTATTCATCTCCGACGCGGCCCTTCTCAACTCGACGGAGACGGCGAAGAAGGTGATCGAGAACGCTTTCATCCGTGGAAGGTGGGAGAGGAAGTTTGCCAAGGCGATGGTGAAGATGTCGCTCCTCGACATCAAGACTGCCGCCAACGGAGAGATCCGGAAGAACTGCCACGTGGTCAACTAG
- the LOC136544600 gene encoding peroxidase 2-like — MPVAIYKANPRPEKLGPPNFPSLRGFDVVDAAKAALEKACSGVVSCADVVQFAARDAVFFLSGSKVFYSLKGGRFDGSVSFENETLRFLPPPFFNLSQLIQSFKVKGMSVDDLVVLSGAHTIGHSHCSSFSDRISTPPSDMNPRLATVLKKQCPAHPNFTNDPTVVQDVVTPNTLDNQYYKNALNHNVLFISDAALLNSTETAKKVIENAFIRGRWERKFAKAMVKMSLLDIKTAANGEIRKNCHVVN, encoded by the coding sequence ATCTACAAAGCGAACCCCCGCCCGGAGAAGCTGGGCCCGCCAAACTTCCCCAGCCTGCGCGGCTTCGACGTGGTGGACGCGGCCAAGGCGGCTCTCGAGAAGGCCTGCTCGGGAGTCGTCTCCTGCGCCGACGTCGTCCAGTTCGCCGCCCGCGACGCAGTCTTCTTCCTCAGCGGCTCCAAGGTCTTTTATAGCCTCAAGGGGGGACGCTTCGACGGCAGCGTGTCCTTCGAGAATGAGACGCTCAGGTTCCTGCCGCCGCCGTTCTTCAACCTCTCCCAGCTCATCCAGAGCTTCAAGGTCAAAGGCATGAGCGTTGACGACCTCGTCGTACTCTCCGGCGCCCACACCATCGGCCACTCCCACTGCTCCTCCTTCTCCGACCGCATCTCCACGCCGCCCTCCGACATGAACCCTCGCCTCGCCACCGTACTCAAGAAGCAGTGCCCGGCCCACCCCAACTTCACCAACGACCCCACGGTGGTGCAGGACGTCGTCACCCCCAACACGCTGGACAACCAGTACTACAAGAACGCGTTAAATCACAACGTGCTATTCATCTCCGACGCGGCCCTTCTCAACTCGACGGAGACGGCGAAGAAGGTGATCGAGAACGCTTTCATCCGTGGAAGGTGGGAGAGGAAGTTCGCCAAGGCGATGGTGAAGATGTCGCTCCTCGACATCAAGACTGCCGCCAACGGAGAGATCCGGAAGAACTGCCACGTGGTCAACTAG
- the LOC136544601 gene encoding peroxidase 2-like, whose amino-acid sequence MPVAIYKANPRPEKLGPPNFPSLRGFDVVDAAKAALEKACSGVVSCADVVQFAARDAVFFLSGSKVFYSLKGGRFDGSVSFENETLRFLPPPFFNLSQLIQSFKVKGMSVDDLVVLSGAHTIGHSHCSSFSDRISTPPSDMNPRLATVLKKQCPAHPNFTNDPTVVQDVVTPNTLDNQYYKNALNHNVLFISDAALLNSTETAKKVIENAFIRGRWERKFAKAMVKMSLLDIKTAANGEIRKNCHVVN is encoded by the exons ATGCCTGTGGCA ATCTACAAAGCGAACCCCCGCCCGGAGAAGCTGGGCCCGCCAAACTTCCCCAGCCTGCGCGGCTTCGACGTGGTGGACGCGGCCAAGGCGGCTCTCGAGAAGGCCTGCTCGGGAGTCGTCTCCTGCGCCGACGTCGTCCAGTTCGCCGCCCGCGACGCAGTCTTCTTCCTCAGCGGCTCCAAGGTCTTTTATAGCCTCAAGGGGGGACGCTTCGACGGCAGCGTGTCCTTCGAGAATGAGACGCTCAGGTTCCTGCCGCCGCCGTTCTTCAACCTCTCCCAGCTCATCCAGAGCTTCAAGGTCAAAGGCATGAGCGTTGACGACCTCGTCGTACTCTCCGGCGCCCACACCATCGGCCACTCCCACTGCTCCTCCTTCTCCGACCGCATCTCCACGCCGCCCTCCGACATGAACCCTCGCCTCGCCACCGTACTCAAGAAGCAGTGCCCGGCCCACCCCAACTTCACCAACGACCCCACGGTGGTGCAGGACGTCGTCACCCCCAACACGCTGGACAACCAGTACTACAAGAACGCGTTAAATCACAACGTGCTATTCATCTCCGACGCGGCCCTTCTCAACTCGACGGAGACGGCGAAGAAGGTGATCGAGAACGCTTTCATCCGTGGAAGGTGGGAGAGGAAGTTCGCCAAGGCGATGGTGAAGATGTCGCTCCTCGACATCAAGACTGCCGCCAACGGAGAGATCCGGAAGAACTGCCACGTGGTCAACTAG
- the LOC136544604 gene encoding peroxidase 2-like, translating to MASVLPFHWIGIYKANPRPEKLGPPNFPSLRGFDVVDAAKAALEKACSGVVSCADVVQFAARDAVFFLSGSKVFYSLKGGRFDGSVSFENETLRFLPPPFFNLSQLIQSFKVKGMSVDDLVVLSGAHTIGHSHCSSFSDRISTPPSDMNPRLATVLKKQCPAHPNFTNDPTVVQDVVTPNTLDNQYYKNALNHNVLFISDAALLNSTETAKKVIENAFIRGRWERKFAKAMVKMSLLDIKTAANGEIRKNCHVVN from the exons ATGGCAAGTGTTCTGCCTTTTCATTGGATCGGA ATCTACAAAGCGAACCCCCGCCCAGAGAAGCTGGGCCCGCCAAACTTCCCCAGCCTGCGCGGCTTCGACGTGGTGGACGCGGCCAAGGCGGCTCTCGAGAAGGCCTGCTCGGGAGTCGTCTCCTGCGCCGACGTCGTCCAGTTCGCCGCCCGCGACGCAGTCTTCTTCCTCAGCGGCTCCAAGGTCTTTTATAGCCTCAAGGGGGGACGCTTCGACGGCAGCGTGTCCTTCGAGAATGAGACGCTCAGGTTCCTGCCGCCGCCGTTCTTCAACCTCTCCCAGCTCATCCAGAGCTTCAAGGTCAAAGGCATGAGCGTTGACGACCTCGTCGTACTCTCCGGCGCCCACACCATCGGCCACTCCCACTGCTCCTCCTTCTCCGACCGCATCTCCACGCCGCCCTCCGACATGAACCCTCGCCTCGCCACCGTACTCAAGAAGCAGTGCCCGGCCCACCCCAACTTCACCAACGACCCCACGGTGGTGCAGGACGTCGTCACCCCCAACACGCTGGACAACCAGTACTACAAGAACGCGTTAAATCACAACGTGCTATTCATCTCCGACGCGGCCCTTCTCAACTCGACGGAGACGGCGAAGAAGGTGATCGAGAACGCTTTCATCCGTGGAAGGTGGGAGAGGAAGTTCGCCAAGGCGATGGTGAAGATGTCGCTCCTCGACATCAAGACTGCCGCCAACGGAGAGATCCGGAAGAACTGCCACGTGGTCAACTAG